The nucleotide sequence CACAGCCTTTGATCATCCGTTCAAATGTCTCCCTGAGAGAAGTGAGCTTAGAAATTTTTGATCGAACTTTTGCAATTACTGGTGTTCTTCAACTACTGGTAACGGGTGTTGCCTTTTTGGGCGTTCTTAGTTCTTTGATGGCATTGCAGCTAGAACGTCAGAGAGAGTTGGGGATATTGCGGGCCACAGGGATGACCCCTGGGCAAATTTGGCGATTAGTGACGAGTCAGTGTGGATTGATGGGGATAGTTGCGGGAGCCCTCGCGATTCCAGTTGGGATAATGATGGCCATAGTTTTGATTTTTGTAATAAATCAGCGTTCATTCGGTTGGACCTTTCCTACTCTGGTAGAACCTAGTGTTTTGTTTTACAACATGCTGCTGGCTGTCTTCGCTGCTCTACTTGCAGGCCTCTACCCTGCGCTGAAAATGTCCAAAGTGCCACCCGCAGTGGTTCTACGTGAAGAATAAGCTTTGTGATTCTGACAGCGGGTCATTGCAAAATTTATAAAACTAATCGAACAGATTGAGCATAAATGAAAGTGGATAGTATCCAAAAAAAATTACTCTGGGCGCTCCTGAGCACAATCACTTCAATTCTCTTATCCGGATGTCTGCCTGGACTTTCTGGACCGGAATTGCCAGAGGAACCAGAGCCATCTCCAACTCCATTGTTGGCAGAAGTTTTGATGAGAATTCAACTGGATTACCTAGAGTTGGGGCGGCTGGATTTTTCAGAGCTTCAAGAGGCTGCTCTCTTGGCATTAGAAAGAGAGATTGCAGAGGTGCGAGTCGTTACTCCCCAGAGCAAATCTGGGAACCAAAGGGTTCTTTTTCGTGAAAGCACTTTGGTTAAGCTGGATTCACCTGCGTCTCTTAGAGAAATGTATGAGGGGCTCCAATCCCTAATTCTGAAACTTCATGAAAAGCTGCCCGAGTACCAGACATCAGAGCTGGAATTACTTGCTCTTAGCGCCATCATGTCGGGCCTAGACCCTCATTCAGTTGTGCTTCCACCATCAAGCTATGCTGAGTTTAACGAGAATACCCGAGGTCGATTTGCTGGCGTCGGAATCATTATTGGAATTCGGGAAAAGCAGTTGACAATTATTTCTCTGATGGAGGGTGGGCCTGCTGAACTGGCAGGGCTAAGGATTGGGGATAAGGTCAAGGAAATTGATCGGGAATCAACTAAAAAAATGAGCTTGAGTGCAATCATGCAGGGGTTGCGTGGGGAGATAGGCTCTAGAATGGATTTGACCGTTGAGCGGTCAGGGGAAGTAATCACTTATGAACTTCAACGCGAGGATATTCAAATCAGTAGTAGTGATTCAATAGACCTACGATTCGATGATGGAATTCCGGTTCGTTATGTTCGGCTGAAACTATTTCAGGAAGACACATCTATCAATCTTGAAAAACAATTGGAAAATCTCGACTCGGTTGCAGGTTTGATCCTAGATTTACGTGGAAATCCAGGAGGATTGCTTCAGGAAGCCGTTAGTGTAAGTGACTTGTTTCTACCCCCGGAGAAAAGAATTGTTTCGACACAGACTAACACACACCTAACAAGCTACGATTCTCACCAACTCCTGAGCTCACCTAAAATTCAGAACATACCCATCGTAGTTTTGGTGAATGGTCAAAGTGCCTCAGCTTCAGAGATAGTTAGTGCAGCCCTGAAGGTAAATAATCGTGCGATCGTTGTTGGTGAAAAGACATTTGGTAAGGGTTCGGTGCAGTCCATCTGGGGTATGCCTGGTAATTTTGGTCTCAAAATGACCATTGCCCGCTACTTGACCCCAGATAATCTCTCAATTCAGGATGTTGGCGTACAACCAGATTTGCAACTGGACCCACTTTACTTAACGAAAAATGGCATCCATCTAAGTTCACTTCAACAGGAGAGTAAGGCTGAAAATTATATCTTGCACTACATGCGAGATTCAGAAGATGAGGAAACTGATATAGATAAGCCACTCAATGCCTCAGAGATTGAAAATGATGATTCTGTTCGTATTGCAGTAAGATTGTTGCGAGAGCATCTGCCATACCAGGAAACGATGAAAGCAACTCTTGCCAGGTCTCATCCCCAGTTACAGGCTCAGGCTGAGAAAGAAATTGTCAGGAAAATCGCAAAGCAAGCTGAGTTGGATTGGACTCTATCCTCCCCAAGCCCAACGGAGTTGCCAGATCTACAAATCTCTTTTGAGCAAGAGAATGACATGGGTGTCTGGCAAGGAATCACTCCTCCATTTGCCTCAGACCGCAATTTGCGAATTAAAGTTCAGCTTGAGAACCAGGGCAGTATGCCCATGGAGAGAGTGTTGGTGGTATCTGAAAGCTCTGAAGATTGGCTAGATGATATTGAATTCCCTCTTGGTAAACTCGAAGGGGGTGAAAAAGGCCTATGGGTTCGTGAAATAGATTTTGATCAACAAAAAAATCCAAGTTGGCTGCCTCTGGATTTTCTAGTTCTTGTAGGTGAAGACCAAGAACTTTTGCGTAAAGAGTTTCTATGGTCGGTAATCCCTGATGAATTACCAACCTTCAGCATGGGATTTCAGATCATCGATAATGGAACTGCGGGAAGTGTCGGTAATGGGGACGGAATAGCTCAATCTGCAGAAACCCTCGTTTTGAAGGTAAATCTTGAAATGCAGGATCCTAAAGAACTGGAGGAAGTAGTTTTGAGAATCAGCAGTTCTGAGGATGGTTTGATCTGGTTACAAGACAGGGTGGAATGGAAAAGTCTGAAAGATGGTCAGTCCTATGAAGAAAGCTTACTGGTACGCATTCCCCAGGGAATAGACGAACTTGGCCGTTGGCAAGTCGCGCTATTTGTGCCCAGAGGAGACCAAGCTTTTTGGAATTATCATTGGATGGGCAAAATAGGGCCTGAAGCCATAGTTGAACCTCCAGTCATTCAAACTAGTTTCATCAGGGATGATCTACCCATCTTGACCAGAGATGAAGACCTAATTTGGAATGTTGATCTCAGAGACGATGATGGACTGGAGGACCTATTGTGCTTTGTGAATGGAAGAAAATTGA is from SAR324 cluster bacterium and encodes:
- a CDS encoding S41 family peptidase, with product MKVDSIQKKLLWALLSTITSILLSGCLPGLSGPELPEEPEPSPTPLLAEVLMRIQLDYLELGRLDFSELQEAALLALEREIAEVRVVTPQSKSGNQRVLFRESTLVKLDSPASLREMYEGLQSLILKLHEKLPEYQTSELELLALSAIMSGLDPHSVVLPPSSYAEFNENTRGRFAGVGIIIGIREKQLTIISLMEGGPAELAGLRIGDKVKEIDRESTKKMSLSAIMQGLRGEIGSRMDLTVERSGEVITYELQREDIQISSSDSIDLRFDDGIPVRYVRLKLFQEDTSINLEKQLENLDSVAGLILDLRGNPGGLLQEAVSVSDLFLPPEKRIVSTQTNTHLTSYDSHQLLSSPKIQNIPIVVLVNGQSASASEIVSAALKVNNRAIVVGEKTFGKGSVQSIWGMPGNFGLKMTIARYLTPDNLSIQDVGVQPDLQLDPLYLTKNGIHLSSLQQESKAENYILHYMRDSEDEETDIDKPLNASEIENDDSVRIAVRLLREHLPYQETMKATLARSHPQLQAQAEKEIVRKIAKQAELDWTLSSPSPTELPDLQISFEQENDMGVWQGITPPFASDRNLRIKVQLENQGSMPMERVLVVSESSEDWLDDIEFPLGKLEGGEKGLWVREIDFDQQKNPSWLPLDFLVLVGEDQELLRKEFLWSVIPDELPTFSMGFQIIDNGTAGSVGNGDGIAQSAETLVLKVNLEMQDPKELEEVVLRISSSEDGLIWLQDRVEWKSLKDGQSYEESLLVRIPQGIDELGRWQVALFVPRGDQAFWNYHWMGKIGPEAIVEPPVIQTSFIRDDLPILTRDEDLIWNVDLRDDDGLEDLLCFVNGRKLNYVNLNNKRSEALVWNSPLLKGKNLIELVARDSQGVSIRHQWHVWREDREQNSAGAVSDNLDLALQKQ